A stretch of Coccidioides posadasii str. Silveira chromosome 2, complete sequence DNA encodes these proteins:
- the PIM1 gene encoding ATP-dependent Lon protease pim1 (EggNog:ENOG410PFUX~COG:O~MEROPS:MER0000496~BUSCO:1228at33183), with protein sequence MLRSSSLPWRAAFRKTPRNILCRSHLAPVRLNVPVSSEFRAAIASRSFPSLAHSFSSSPTRRKEKPTSSQQKKEREEGTETDVDREELPKPEDSGKDGRSSDNPAPIPPSGGPAESRPSGAGARGGAGGSAGSSGSGEGGGKRGRKSAAERALSKPSIPDVYPQVMAIPIARRPLFPGFYKAITIKDPNVVAAVQEMMKRGQPYVGAFLFKDENADKDIIESMDDVHNVGVFAQITSAFPVHGDENGLTAVLYPHRRIKMSSLLPPQEKAAKEEPESQAQKEAPLDKQGDVVASFEEATMEQAPKDVLNYEPTSFLHKYPVSIVNVDNLAEEPVDKKSPVIRAVTSEIVNVFKDVANLNPLFRDQISTFSMSQSAGNVIEEPAKLADFAAAVSAGEIKELQDVLETMNVEERLSKALVVLKKELMNAQLQSKISKDVEAKIQKRQREYWLMEQMKGIRRELGIESDGKDKLVEKFKEKAEKLAMPEAVKKVFDEELNKLAHLEPAASEFNVTRNYLDWITQIPWGKRSAENFGIKNAMTVLDEDHYGLKDVKDRILEFIAVGKLRGTVEGKILCFVGPPGVGKTSIGKSIARALNRQYYRFSVGGLTDVAEIKGHRRTYVGALPGRIIQALKKCQTENPLILIDEVDKIGRGHQGDPSSALLELLDPEQNSSFLDHYMDVPVDLSKVLFVCTANMTDTIPRPLLDRMEIIELSGYVADEKMAIAERYLAPAAKELSGLKEVDVKLDKNAIEELIKSYCRESGVRNLKKQIEKVYRKAALKIIQNLREEEPTEEDVVREEVRAAQEAVKNGKEAEDLNRETPLLPANVPDDVHVVITKDNLKDYVGPPVFTSDRLYEVTPPGVAMGLAWTSMGGAALYVETILQSALTPSSQPGFEQTGNLMTVMKESTVIAYSFAKSVVAKDFPGNKFFEKARLHLHCPEGAVQKDGPSAGITMATSLLSLALDQPIDPTIAMTGELTVTGKVLRIGGLREKTVAARRAGAKTIIFPSDNISDWLELPQNIKEGIDGHAVSWYSEVFDLVFKDLDSKRANNVWQAQLSDSEKADEIK encoded by the exons ATGCTTCGAAGTTCAAGCCTCCCCTGGAGGGCTGCGTTCCGCAAAACACCTCGAAATATACTATGTAGATCCCACCTTGCTCCGGTTAGGCTTAACGTCCCTGTATCATCAGAGTTCCGCGCGGCGATTGCCTCGAGATCTTTTCCCTCACTTGCACATTCTTTCTCTTCGAGCCCAACCAGACGAAAAGAAAAGCCGACATCTTCACAACAGAAGAAAGAGCGCGAAGAAGGAACTGAAACGGACGTTGACCGTGAAGAGCTGCCCAAGCCCGAAGATTCTGGAAAGGATGGGAGGTCGTCAGACAACCCTGCACCTATACCACCGTCGGGCGGACCAGCGGAGTCACGGCCGAGTGGCGCTGGTGCGAGAGGCGGTGCGGGAGGCAGTGCGGGCTCATCCGGGAGTGGAGAAGGGGGAGGAAAGAGAGGGAGAAAGAGTGCAGCGGAGCGCGCGCTCTCCAAACCCTCAATTCCCGATGTATATCCGCAGGTGATGGCGATTCCGATAGCGCGGAGGCCGTTGTTTCCTGGATTCTACAAGGCAATCACAATCAAAGACCCCAACGTTGTTGCAGCAGTCCAAGAGATGATGAAGCGAGGTCAACCATATGTCGGTGCATTTCTGTTCAAAGATGAAAATGCGGACAAGGACATTATCGAGAGTATGGACGATGTTCATAACGTCGGAGTTTTTGCGCAAATAACAAGTGCATTTCCGGTTCATGGCGATGAGAATGGCTTGACAGCAGTTCTATATCCCCACCGCAGGATCAAGATGTCTTCGCTGCTACCGCCACAAGAGAAAGCAGCCAAGGAGGAACCCGAGTCACAAGCTCAAAAGGAGGCACCGCTGGATAAACAAGGGGATGTTGTCGCCAGCTTCGAAGAGGCTACGATGGAGCAGGCGCCGAAGGATGTCCTTAACTACGAGCCAACATCATTTCTACACAAGTACCCGGTTAGCATAGTTAACGTTGACAACCTTGCGGAAGAGCCTGTCGATAAGAAGAGTCCCGTTATCCGTGCTGTCACGAGCGAAATAGTCAACGTCTTCAAGGACGTAGCGAATTTGAATCCATTATTCCGCGATCAAATATCCACCTTTTCTATGAGCCAATCCGCTGGGAATGTGATCGAGGAACCAGCTAAACTCGCCGATTTTGCCGCAGCTGTTTCTGCTGGTGAAATTAAAGAGCTACAGGACGTCCTGGAAACGATGAACGTTGAAGAGCGCTTATCTAAAGCTCTTGTGGTACTCAAGAAGGAACTTATGAACGCTCAGCTACAATCGAAGATCTCCAAAGATGTCGAGGCCAAGATCCAAAAACGACAGCGAGAGTACTGGCTGATGGAGCAAATGAAAGGTATTAGGAGAGAACTTGGCATTGAGTCCGACGGAAAGGACAAGCTAGTCGAGAAGTTCAAGGAGAAAGCAGAAAAGTTGGCGATGCCGGAAGCTGTCAAGAAAGTATTCGATGAGGAGTTGAACAAGCTTGCGCACCTGGAGCCGGCTGCGTCTGAATTCAACGTAACTCGAAACTATCTTGACTGGATAACACAGATCCCATGGGGTAAACGAAGCGCCGAGAACTTTGGGATTAAAAATGCGATGACGGTCTTGGATGAAGACCACTACGGCCTCAAAGATGTCAAAGATCGCATCTTGGAATTTATCGCAGTAGGGAAGCTTCGTGGAACTGTGGAGGGCAAAATCCTCTGCTTCGTTGGTCCACCTGGTGTGGGTAAGACCAGCATCGGCAAATCTATTGCTCGTGCCCTCAACAGACAATACTATCGATTTAGCGTTGGCGGCCTGACGGATGTAGCTGAGATCAAAGGTCACCGACGAACCTATGTGGGTGCCTTGCCTGGACGTATCATTCAGGCCCTTAAAAAGTGTCAGACAGAGAACCCGCTCATTCTTATCGATGAGGTCGATAAGATTGGCCGTGGACACCAAGGTGATCCGTCTTCGGCGCTGCTTGAACTTCTGGATCCGGAGCAGAACTCGTCTTTCTTGGACCACTACATGGATGTTCCCGTGGACCTATCGAAGGTCCTCTTTGTTTGCACAGCAAATATGACGGACACCATTCCACGGCCTTTGCTGGATCGTATGGAGATTATCGAACTATCTGGGTACGTTGCCGATGAAAAGATGGCGATTGCTGAACGTTATCTCGCTCCTGCTGCAAAGGAATTAAGCGGACTGAAGGAAGTTGATGTGAAGCTGGACAAGAATGCCATTGAGGAGCTTATCAAGTCTTACTGCAGAGAAAGTGGAGTTCGGAACTTGAAAAAGCAGATCGAAAAGGTCTACAGAAAGGCAGCCTTGAAGATTATTCAAAATCTGCGCGAAGAGGAACCTACGGAAGAGGATGTGGTGAGAGAAGAAGTTAGGGCAGCACAGGAGGCCGTGAAGAATGGAAAGGAAGCAGAGGACTTGAATCGGGAGACTCCCTTACTTCCAGCAAATGTCCCGGATGATGTTCATGTGGTCATCACGAAGGATAACCTGAAGGATTATGTCGGCCCACCAGTCTTCACCTCCGATCGACTCTATGAGGTCACTCCCCCTGGTGTCGCCATGGGTTTGGCGTGGACGAGTATGGGCGGTGCAGCACTTTATGTCGAAACGATCTTGCAGTCTGCCCTGACACCATCGTCGCAACCGGGATTTGAACAGACGGGTAATCTCATGACTGTTATGAAGGAATCGACTGTTATTGCGTACTCTTTCGCCAAGTCTGTTGTAGCCAAGGACTTCCCAGGGAACAAATTTTTCGAGAAGGCCAGACTCCACCTACATTGCCCCGAAGGTGCAGTTCAGAAAGACG GCCCGTCCGCCGGAATAACCATGGCCACCTCATTGTTATCTCTAGCCCTCGATCAGCCCATCGATCCGACTATTGCCATGACGGGAGAGCTTACTGTTACAGGTAAAGTTCTCCGGATTGGTGGACTCAGAGAAAAGACTGTCGCCGCCCGCCGTGCAGGAGCCAAAACTATCATTTTCCCTTCGGATAATATCTCCGATTGGCTTGAACTCCCACAG AATATCAAGGAAGGAATCGATGGACATGCTGTTAGCTGGTACTCCGAAGTCTTTGACCTCGTCTTCAAGGATCTTGATTCCAAGAGAGCCAACAACGTATGGCAAGCTCAGCTGAGCGATTCGGAGAAAGCTGATGAAATTAAATGA
- a CDS encoding uncharacterized protein (EggNog:ENOG410PHAH~COG:T~BUSCO:1700at33183) produces MAISIADTSGPFLDPILPMPNLKKSAPIKQSFLHRLGLRKWLAKESKGPQNAPAPRPPSPVPPPLPLPLAAPPPPIEPRRPVKRPDHESSDIKDNSDDKYGISPPQRRSVNNVNLSFAAEGDLETQKAERRELLTLSEKTEKSHRRAISADYRRPLSSVRTRSSRALSAPRSSAPDFSWDDNSCLTTRASFRNCSPILDNCDTPTYADTASGYGEDFEHVLQLELDKKWILNLSLRFRDRSDREKFFITYAEAPNRWRRVTVTCDYRDAELDSLEQDLKELRFHRDKNARIYEAIRDSIDEIEFYDTVTNLKLQTHEGRLHVHVTEDINEVIPYPPISSIAHLSPPLIPESHIAFHSHLSGFVYHVKLNGENYVKKEITGPDTVEEFLYEINALHALLDSDCVIKFKGILVDDSVTVVKGLLLDFASQGSLADLFFDYKGKIEWIRRERWARQIIKGLADIHEAGFVQGDFTVSNVVVDANDDAKIIDINRRGCPIGWEPPEFTKKIESKQRISMYIGVKSDLFQLGMTLWAMAMEEDEPGAQPRPLNIPGDLKIPDYFRNIVHICLNPRPQNRLSAKELLTLFPQDLPNHALEKFLEYPEQDSGNFITTQRCDVADSDVCHHNHQPDGFWEQSADSIHIHSLPNSNRSLDSDMHSNVALHLTTTRRTSANSTQYDTTRLQDEVLDDHVLRFPVGDLSCPEEASLSVEPTDNHPILEDFTQCELDPNNSRNPFSCQPVLNTGVFPIQQETQLDSLEPGSQATCPKIIVSETKELPEVLTGVGGHIPYSFENPFILSNGKTKARRVYSDPDLLSETYPAGATSSSEEATADSGDLSSAACHKATTQVLYASDFNNLLLSKLPINPAFTAYSTAKADLGLSTHRLATRISFVDKDSISAIHLDTPSIPSDDLFTSNLPINPCIDDIRRYSKRYSSSHDSLLTSQLPISPAFRASLLQQARSSNNDQVLNIPSSLCINELSSSDALPANDLFTSNLPLNPAYTSGS; encoded by the coding sequence ATGGCCATCTCAATTGCGGACACTTCCGGCCCGTTTCTGGACCCCATATTACCCATGCCTAACCTCAAGAAATCCGCCCCTATTAAACAGAGCTTCCTGCATCGATTGGGTTTGCGAAAATGGCTGGCAAAGGAAAGCAAAGGCCCGCAGAACGCTCCCGCCCCCAGACCTCCCTCTCCCGTGCCgcctcctctccctctccctcttgccgcgccaccaccacccatTGAACCGCGTCGGCCTGTCAAGCGGCCCGACCACGAGAGTAGCGATATTAAAGACAATAGCGATGACAAATATGGCATATCTCCTCCTCAGAGACGATCTGTGAATAACGTAAACCTTAGTTTTGCTGCAGAAGGGGATTTGGAGACCCAAAAAGCTGAACGTAGAGAGCTTTTGACCCTCAGCGAAAAAACTGAAAAGAGTCACCGCCGCGCTATTTCTGCCGACTATCGCAGGCCGCTCAGCTCCGTTCGAACGAGATCTTCACGCGCTCTTTCCGCTCCTCGGTCTTCGGCGCCAGACTTCTCTTGGGACGATAATTCCTGCCTTACCACTCGCGCAAGTTTCAGGAACTGTTCTCCTATTCTCGACAATTGCGACACCCCAACTTATGCCGATACTGCATCTGGCTATGGAGAAGACTTTGAGCACGTGTTGCAATTGGAATTGGACAAAAAATGGATTTTGAACTTGAGTTTGCGCTTTCGGGACAGGTCGGACCGCGAAAAATTTTTCATCACCTATGCGGAAGCTCCTAACCGCTGGCGGAGAGTGACTGTGACCTGTGATTATCGGGACGCGGAGCTAGACTCTCTCGAACAGGATCTCAAGGAACTACGTTTCCACCGCGACAAAAATGCCCGAATATACGAAGCCATCAGGGATTCTATTGACGAGATCGAATTCTATGATACCGTGACGAATCTAAAATTGCAGACCCATGAGGGACGTTTGCATGTTCATGTCACCGAAGATATCAACGAGGTTATTCCCTATCCGCCAATTTCAAGCATTGCCCATCTAAGTCCGCCACTAATCCCGGAAAGTCACATCGCTTTTCATAGCCATCTGTCTGGTTTCGTCTACCATGTGAAGCTGAATGGAGAAAACTACGTCAAAAAAGAGATAACCGGTCCAGATACGGTTGAAGAATTTTTATATGAGATCAACGCTTTGCATGCTTTACTAGATTCTGATTGTGTGATCAAGTTTAAAGGCATCTTAGTGGATGATTCTGTGACGGTGGTCAAAGGGCTTCTGCTTGACTTCGCATCCCAGGGCTCATTGGCCGACTTATTCTTTGACTACAAAGGCAAGATAGAATGGATTCGGCGAGAGCGCTGGGCTCGACAAATTATCAAGGGCCTTGCCGATATCCATGAAGCTGGGTTTGTTCAAGGAGATTTCACAGTGTCAAATGTGGTTGTTGATGCAAATGATGATGCCAAAATCATTGATATCAATCGGCGCGGATGCCCGATTGGCTGGGAACCTCCAGAATTCACCAAAAAGATTGAAAGCAAGCAAAGAATATCAATGTATATTGGCGTGAAATCGGATCTCTTCCAACTAGGCATGACCCTCTGGGCCATGGCTATGGAAGAAGATGAGCCTGGAGCGCAGCCTCGTCCCTTGAATATCCCAGGTGATTTAAAGATACCTGATTATTTCCGAAACATAGTCCATATTTGTCTGAACCCAAGGCCCCAGAATCGTCTTTCTGCCAAGGAATTGTTGACACTATTTCCACAGGATCTGCCTAACCACGCTCTGGAAAAGTTCTTAGAGTACCCTGAACAGGATTCTGGCAATTTCATCACTACCCAGAGATGTGACGTTGCGGATTCAGATGTTTGCCATCATAATCACCAGCCGGATGGCTTTTGGGAGCAATCAGCTGACAGCATCCATATCCACAGTTTGCCCAATTCTAACCGGAGCCTGGACAGTGATATGCACAGCAATGTGGCGCTCCACCTGACAACAACGCGTCGAACAAGCGCGAATTCGACACAGTATGACACCACGAGGTTGCAAGATGAAGTACTAGATGACCACGTCTTGCGTTTTCCTGTCGGTGATCTGTCCTGCCCAGAGGAAGCCAGCCTATCAGTGGAGCCCACTGACAACCACCCTATCCTTGAAGACTTCACGCAATGTGAACTAGACCCAAATAATTCTAGGAATCCTTTTTCCTGCCAACCTGTTTTGAACACGGGTGTCTTTCCAATTCAGCAGGAAACGCAGTTGGATTCACTGGAACCTGGAAGCCAGGCTACTTGTCCCAAAATAATCGTCTCTGAAACGAAGGAACTTCCGGAAGTGCTTACCGGTGTTGGGGGACATATTCCATATTCTTTCGAAAACCCTTTCATTCTAAGCAACGGGAAAACCAAGGCGCGACGAGTATATTCTGACCCTGACCTACTTTCTGAGACATACCCAGCGGGGGCAACTTCTAGCAGTGAAGAAGCCACTGCTGATAGTGGGGATTTGAGCAGTGCTGCTTGTCACAAAGCTACCACACAAGTATTGTACGCATCAGACTTCAACaatttgcttttgtcaaagCTACCCATTAACCCGGCTTTTACGGCGTATTCGACTGCGAAGGCAGACCTGGGGCTGTCGACTCACAGGCTCGCCACCCGCATATCTTTCGTGGATAAAGACAGTATTTCTGCGATACACCTTGATACCCCCTCGATACCTTCCGATGACCTTTTCACATCGAATTTACCTATCAATCCGTGCATTGACGACATTAGACGATATTCCAAGCGGTACTCTTCCTCCCACGACAGTCTCCTCACGTCGCAATTGCCCATCAGCCCCGCCTTCAGGGCGTCTTTGCTCCAACAAGCAAGGTCATCCAACAATGACCAAGTTTTAAACATACCTTCGTCTCTCTGTATTAACGAG
- a CDS encoding uncharacterized protein (BUSCO:176648at4751~EggNog:ENOG410PGPS~COG:O~BUSCO:6398at33183) gives MPMAATFPSQLLRSSRCCANQCTGISRQIQSRSFHCASKSCYERKSYIQSPRKRSNSHARSFHSSAPAQATVKDPYNVLGVNKNASASDIKRAYYGLAKKYHPDTNKDPSAKDKFAEAQSAYEMLSDPEKKKAYDQFGARAFDQNGGFNPHAAGGGPFGGASAGGFHGFGGFGGEVNFEDLFAHAFGGAGRRRTSRGSPFQSTVLVGEDIEVQTNVSFMDAAKGTKKDIFITPLVKCNSCQGEGLKPGRKRSQCSACGGSGTTVHIMGGFQMASTCGACDGTGSSIPRGAECSSCHGNGVVRERRTVQVDIPGGVEDGMRLRIAGEGDVPPGEPGTRKQRGDLFVFIRVAPDQRFSRSGADVLYTASIPLTTALLGGEVTVPTLDGEVKVKVATGTGTGDQITLSGMGMRKLGGRRGGNGDLKVQFKVAMPKYLTANQRTILEVLADEMGDKTAKRVMNVKDDRFASSPDSKSEKSADPHKGEGFLKAAWHKLMNQHHKPTDSSTEGKSDASQKKGSNQDNSDNHDESKKASGSG, from the exons ATGCCGATGGCGGCCACATTCCCTTCACAACTTCTCCGTTCGTCTCGATGCTGCGCAAACCAATGCACGGGAATCTCCCGGCAAATACAATCGCGATCGTTTCATTGTGCCAGCAAATCATGTTATGAACGCAAATCATATATCCAATCACCGAGAAAGCGCTCTAATAGCCATGCAAGG TCCTTTCATTCATCTGCTCCTGCCCAGGCGACCGTCAAAGATCCTTATAATGTCCTTGGGGTGAACAAAAATGCCTCCGCCTCCGATATCAAACGTGCGTACTACGGGCTAGCTAAAAAGTACCATCCCGATACAAACAAGGACCCCAGTGCCAAAGACAAGTTTGCGGAGGCCCAGTCCGCCTACGAAATGTTGTCGGACccagagaaaaagaaggctTATGACCAATTCGGAGCGCGAGCATTTGATCAGAATGGCGGCTTTAATCCTCACGCTGCTGGCGGCGGCCCGTTCGGAGGTGCCTCGGCCGGCGGCTTCCATGGCTTCGGTGGATTTGGCGGCGAGGTTAACTTTGAGGACCTCTTTGCGCATGCGTTTGGCGGCGCAGGCCGGCGTCGAACTTCAAGAGGTTCACCGTTCCAGTCAACCGTGCTTGTCGGTGAAGATATCGAAGTTCAAACGAACGTTTCGTTCATGGATGCGGCAAAAGGAACCAAAAAAGATATTTTTATCACCCCTCTGGTCAAGTGCAATTCTTGTCAAGGAGAGGGTTTAAAACCCGGAAGAAAGAGATCACAATGCTCCGCCTGTGGAGGATCAGGAACAACGGTCCATATTATGGGCGGGTTCCAAATGGCGAGTACCTGCGGAGCCTGTGATGGCACAGGTAGCTCGATTCCTAGAGGCGCTGAGTGCTCAAGCTGCCATGGAAACGGAGTCGTTAGAGAACGACGCACCGTTCAAGTTGATATCCCCGGGGGTGTGGAAGATGGCATGAGATTGCGGATCGCTGGAGAAGGTGACGTGCCACCTGGAGAGCCTGGCACCCGTAAACAACGAGGCGACCTGTTTGTTTTCATCAGGGTTGCTCCTGACCAAAGGTTCAGCCGATCCGGTGCCGACGTCCTTTATACTGCGTCAATCCCATTGACGACAGCCCTGCTGGGTGGTGAGGTCACTGTTCCAACGCTTGACGGCGAAGTCAAGGTGAAAGTGGCCACCGGAACTGGTACTGGTGACCAGATCACTCTATCTGGAATGGGAATGCGGAAACTGGGTGGCCGCCGCGGAGGAAATGGTGACCTCAAGGTTCAGTTCAAGGTCGCGATGCCGAAGTATCTCACTGCAAATCAACGGACCATCCTGGAGGTCCTCGCCGATGAGATGGGTGATAAAACCGCTAAGAGGGTCATGAACGTGAAAGACGACAG ATTCGCTTCCAGCCCCGATTCAAAGTCCGAAAAGTCGGCTGATCCTCACAAGGGCGAGGGTTTCCTTAAAGCTGCTTGGCACAAATTAATGAACCAGCACCATAAGCCAACCGATTCAAGCACCGAGGGCAAGTCCGACGCCAGTCAAAAGAAGGGCTCGAACCAGGACAACTCTGATAATCACGACGAGTCCAAGAAGGCTTCGGGCTCCGGTTAA